The genomic DNA CTCGTGAACGGCCTCGGCGAGGATGCCGGCGATGCGCTCGTCAAGCATCCTGATGTGCCGCTCATCTCGTTCACCGGCGAGAGCTCGACCGGCCAGCTGATCTTCGCCAACGCCGCTCCGTTCCTCAAGGGACTGTCGATGGAGCTCGGTGGCAAGTCGCCCGCTGTGGTCTTCGCGGACGCCGACCTGGATGCCGCGGTCAACGCCACGATCTTCGGTGTGTTCTCCCTCAACGGCGAGCGCTGCACCGCGGGAAGCCGAATCCTCGTCGAGCAGTCGATCTACGACGACTTCGTCGAGAAGTACGCCGCACAGGCGAAGCGGGTCAAGGTGGGTCTGCCGAACGACCCGACCACCGAAGTCGGCGCTCTCGTGCACCCGGAGCACTACGAGAAGGTCATGAGCTACGTCGAGATCGGCAAGACCGAAGGGCGCCTGGTCGCAGGTGGTGGACGGCCCGAGGGCTTCGAGACCGGCAACTACGTCGCCCCGACGGTGTTCGCCGACGTCTTTCCCGATGCCCGGATCTTCCAGGAGGAGATCTTCGGCCCCGTCGTCGCGATCACGCCGTTCGCGAATGATGCCGAGGCGCTCGCCCTGGCGAACAACACCAAGTACGGTCTCGCCGCCTACATCTGGACGAACGACCTCAAGCGCGCGCACAACTTCGCGAGCGATCTCGAGGCGGGCATGGTGTGGCTGAACAGCAACAACGTTCGCGACCTCCGCACCCCGTTCGGCGGGGTGAAGGCCTCTGGTCTCGGCCATGAGGGCGGCTACCGATCGATCGACTTCTACACCGACCAGCAGGCCGTGCACATCAACCTCGGCGAGGTCCACAACCCCGTCTTTGGAAAGCAGTGAGGACGCTGACATGACCAATCGTGAAGACATGACCCTGACCTCCTCTGGCTACTACGTCAGTCAGGAGGCGCCGATCGAGACGGACAACCCGGTCGCGACGCCGAAGGCCACCCCGCCCGACATCCTCCGCTGCGCGTACATGGAGCTCGTGGTCACCGACCTCGCGGCATCCCGCCAGTTCTACGTCGACATCCTCGGCCTGTACGTCACGGAAGAGGACGACGAGGCGATCTATCTGCGCTCCACCGAGGAGTTCATCCACCACAACCTGGTGCTGCGCGCGGGTCCGATCGCCGCGGTGCGGGCGTTCTCGTACCGCGTGCGCACTGCAGAGGACCTCGACCGCGCCGTCGAGTTCTACTCCGAACTGGGCTGCGACGTTCGCCGCGAAGCGAACGGGTTCGTCAAGGGCATCGGCGACTCGGTGCGCGTGGTCGACCCGCTCGGCTTCCCGTACGAGTTCTTCTTCCAGGCCGATCACGTCGAGCGGATGTCGTGGCGCTACGACCTGCACACCCCCGGCGAGCTCGTCCGACTGGACCACTTCAACCAGGTCACCCCCGACGTGCCGCGCGCGGTGAAGTACATGCAGGATCTGGGGTTCCGCGTCACGGAGGACATCCAGGACGAGGCAGGCACGGTGTACGCGGCGTGGATGCGGCGCAAACCCACCGTGCACGACACGGCCATGACAGGCGGCGACGGACCGCGCATGCATCACGTGTGCTTCGCCACGCACGAGAAGCACAACATCCTCGCGATCTGCGACAAGCTCGGTGCCCTCCGCCGCTCCGATGCGATCGAGCGCGGTCCAGGCCGCCACGGCGTCTCGAACGCGTTCTACCTGTACCTGCGCGATCCAGACGGGCACCGCGTCGAGGTCTACACGCAGGACTACTACACCGGCGACCCCGACAATCCGGTCGTCACCTGGGATGTGCACGACAACCAGCGCCGCGACTGGTGGGGCAACCCGGTCGTGCCGTCCTGGTACACCGAGGCATCGCTCGTGCTCGACCTGGACGGCAACCCGCAGCCGGTCGTCGCCCGCACCGACGACAGCGAGATGGCGGTCACGATCGGCGCCGACGGATTCTCGTACACTCGTCCGGGCGACGAGACTGCGATGCCCGAGTACAAGCAGGGCGAGTACAAGCTGGGGCACCAGCTGTGACGCTGCCCGCGGCGGTGATCGCGCGGATCGCGGACGAGCTCGCAGAGGCGGATCGCACGCACAGCGTGATCCCGCGGATCACTTCACGGTTCCCGGATGCCACGATCGAGGACTCGTATGCGATCCAGGGCGTCTGGCGGGACAAGAACCTCGCTGCCGGGCGCAAGCTGGTGGGTCGCAAGATCGGTCTGACGTCCAAGGCGATGCAGCAGGCGACCGGGATCACCGAGCCCGACTACGGCGTCATGTTCGACGACACCGTGTACGCATCAGGGTCGGACATCCCGTTCGACGACTTCTCGAATGTGCGCATCGAGGTCGAGCTCGCGTTCGTGCTCAAGCATCCGCTTGAGGGTCCGGACTGCACACTCGACGATGCTCTCGCCGCGATCGACTACGCGGTTCCCGCTCTCGAGGTGCTGAACTCGCACATCGAACTGGAAGGCCGCACGATCGTCGACACGATCAGCGACAACGCCGCCTACGGCGCGATGGTGCTCGGCGATGTGCACAAGAGGCCGGACGAGATCGATCTGCGCTGGGTACCAGGCGTGCTCTCCCGCAACGGTGAGATCGAGGAGACCGGTGTCGCCGCAGGCGTTCTCGGGCACCCCGCGACCGGAGTGGCGTGGTTGGCAAACAAGTTCCACCAGCACGGCGCCAGGCTCGAGGCCGGAGAGATCGTCCTCGCCGGCTCGTTCACACGGCCCATGTGGGTGTCGAAGGGCGACGACGTGCGCTGCGACTACGGAGAGATGGGAATCATCGAATGCCGATTCATCTAGAACCCGCGCCCTCGTTCCGCGACCGGCTCGTTGCGACCGAGCGTCCGCTCGTGGGCGCATGGATCTGCTCCGGCAGCCCGATCGCCGCCGAGATCGTCGCGGGGTCGGGACTCGACTGGACGCTGATCGACGGCGAGCACAGCCCCATCGGGCTGGAGTCGACTCTGGCGCTGCTGCAGGCCGTGGCGCCGTACCCGATCACTCCGGTCGTGCGCGTGCCGTCGGCGGATCCCACGTGGATCAAGCAGGTCCTCGACGTCGGCGCGCAGAATCTGCTCGTACCGATGGTCAACAGCGCTGCGGATGCTGCGGCCGCTGTTGCCGCGACCCGCTATCCGCCCCGGGGCATCCGCGGGGTCGGCAGCGCGCTCGCGCGCGCCGGGCAGTTCAATCGCATCGAGGACTACCTGCAGCGCGCGCACGAGATCACCTCGCTCACGGTGCAGATCGAGACGGATGCCGCGGTGCAGAATGCGCGTGCGATCGCAGAGGTCGACGGGGTGGATGCGGTCTTCATCGGGCCGAGCGATCTCGCAGCATCCATGGGTCTGCTCGGTCAACAGGAGCATCCTGATGTCATCGCCGCCGTGGAACACACGATCGCCACTGTGCGAGATGCGGGAAAGCCCGTCGGTGTCAACGCGTTCGCCCCGGCGACCGCCCGCCGCTACCTCGACGCCGGGGCATCCTTCGTGCTCGTCGCCGCCGATGTCTCGATCCTCGCCCGCGCGACCGAAAAGCTCGCCGCCGAGTGGATCGCCGATCAGGACAGCGACGAGCGCGCGAGCTACTGAATCCCTCTCTCCGAGGGCTGTTCGAACTTTCTGCAATCCGATTCTGCGATGGTTCCGGACAACCCTCGTGGGACGAAACGTCTCACGTCACGAAACTGAAGGAGACATCTCATGCGAAACAAGAATCGACTCGGATTGCTCACCACTGCTGGAGCCGGAGTCGCGGCTCTCGCGCTCACCGGGTTCGCTCTGCCTGCTACAGCCGATGATGGCTCTAGCTCGGTCGACGACTCGACGACCTCGACCGACGTCACCGGCTCGACCGACGCGATCCAGGACATCGTCCGCGATCTGATCCTCGCCAGCGGTAATGACACCTCCACCGGCGACATCGGTCTTGACGGACCGCTCGTCGACGGGCCGGTCGTGAGTGACATCGGCAACGGGGCCATCCTGTCGGGTAACGACACCCCGGTCGCCTCCGGCAACGAAGTCTCCGGCAACGAGGTCTCCGCGCCGGTCGGCTCGGGCAACGAGGTCTCGGCACCTGTCGAGGCTCCGATCGAGGCGCCCGTCGAGGCGCCCGTTGACGCACCGGTCGGCTCGGGCAACGACACGACCGTCGACGCACCGGTCGAGACCGACAACGACACCGGCCTATCGCTGGACGACATCGGCGGCGACATCGGCGCCGACGTCGACAGCCTGGTGAGCGGTCTTCTCGACTGATCTCCTGCCAACCCCAGAGCCCGCCCGCACATTCATGTGCGGGCGGGCTCTGTCGTGTTCGGCAATGACCGACCGATCCAGTCCGAAGATGCGTGAAAGCGGTTTCTTGCGTAGTGTGGGCGGCGTCCAGTTCTTCCCGACGCAGAGGAGCCGCAGTGCTGAACGATTCGCTTGCTCGCGCTGAAGCTGGGTCGACGACGCCGACATCGGACCGTCCAGCGAAGCACGACCGTCTCGTTCGGATCCTCGACCGTCACGGCGCCGAATCGATCGCGCTGACTCGGCCGGAGACCCTGTCGTGGTATTTCGACGGGGCACGAACCGGCGTGCCGTACGGCGGGCTCCCCGTCTTCTCCGCGCTGGTCCACCGTGACGGCACGGCCCAGGTCACGGCATTGGAGAACGAGGAGGAGCGACTCGGCGCGGAAGAGATCGGCGGCGCCGAGATCCGTGCCGTCCCCTGGTATGCCGACCTCGTGGAACACGTGCCAGGAGCACTTCTCGACACGGCCGTCACGGGGGAACTGCGCCAGGCGCGCGCCGCGCTCCTGCCGGTCGAGCGGGAAAGATACCGGATGCTGGGTCAAGACGCCGCAGCGGCCATGACGCATGTCCTGCAGCGGTGCCGACCCGATATGTCGGAGTACGACCTTGCCGCTGATCTCGCGCATGCCGTACTCTCCACGGGCGCTGAACCGTCGGTGATACTCGTCGCCGGCGCAGCGCGCGGAGGCATCCAGCATCCGCTGCCGACGTCAGCCGCCGTCGGCGACCGCGTCATGGCCGTCCTCACCGCCAGGCGCTTCGGCCTGCACGTGAGTCTCACCCGCTGGGCGCGGTTCGGAGGAGCGGAGACGACCGCGGAGATCGCACTCCGAGAGGTCGAGGCCGATGCCTTCGCGGCGACACGTCCCGGACGCGAAGTGCGCGAAGTCCTCGGCGACATCGCATCCGCCTACGTCCGACACGGCTTCGGCACAGCCGACCGACCCGCATGGCGGCAGCATCACCAGGGCGGTCCCACCGGCTACCTCGGCAGAGACCCCAAGGCAGACCCGAGCACCACGACACTCGTCGCCGCCGGAGGAGCCTTCGCGTGGAACCCGTGGGTCCCGCACGCGAAGACCGAAGACACGGTGCTCATCGATGCAGAGGGCGTGGACGTCCTGTCCGTCGATCCTGCCTGGCCGACCGTGCAGGTCCGCGGTCTTCCCCGCCCGATCGCCCTCGACCTCTCCTGACCCCGACCGACTCTCCCTGCCGTTTCCGGCCAGCGCC from Microbacterium profundi includes the following:
- the hpaE gene encoding 5-carboxymethyl-2-hydroxymuconate semialdehyde dehydrogenase, encoding MTDSRIPADLPDHIQHYIDGAFTDSVDGDTFDVLDPVTNENYTTASAGKKADIDLAVAAAKRAFDDGPWPKMLPRERSRVLHRIADIVESRDQRLAELESFDSGLPITQALGQARRAAENFRFFADLIVAQADDTFKVPGRQINYVNRKPIGVAGLITPWNTPFMLESWKLGPALATGNTVVLKPAEFTPLSASLWAGIFEEAGLPKGVFNLVNGLGEDAGDALVKHPDVPLISFTGESSTGQLIFANAAPFLKGLSMELGGKSPAVVFADADLDAAVNATIFGVFSLNGERCTAGSRILVEQSIYDDFVEKYAAQAKRVKVGLPNDPTTEVGALVHPEHYEKVMSYVEIGKTEGRLVAGGGRPEGFETGNYVAPTVFADVFPDARIFQEEIFGPVVAITPFANDAEALALANNTKYGLAAYIWTNDLKRAHNFASDLEAGMVWLNSNNVRDLRTPFGGVKASGLGHEGGYRSIDFYTDQQAVHINLGEVHNPVFGKQ
- the hpaD gene encoding 3,4-dihydroxyphenylacetate 2,3-dioxygenase; its protein translation is MTNREDMTLTSSGYYVSQEAPIETDNPVATPKATPPDILRCAYMELVVTDLAASRQFYVDILGLYVTEEDDEAIYLRSTEEFIHHNLVLRAGPIAAVRAFSYRVRTAEDLDRAVEFYSELGCDVRREANGFVKGIGDSVRVVDPLGFPYEFFFQADHVERMSWRYDLHTPGELVRLDHFNQVTPDVPRAVKYMQDLGFRVTEDIQDEAGTVYAAWMRRKPTVHDTAMTGGDGPRMHHVCFATHEKHNILAICDKLGALRRSDAIERGPGRHGVSNAFYLYLRDPDGHRVEVYTQDYYTGDPDNPVVTWDVHDNQRRDWWGNPVVPSWYTEASLVLDLDGNPQPVVARTDDSEMAVTIGADGFSYTRPGDETAMPEYKQGEYKLGHQL
- a CDS encoding 2-keto-4-pentenoate hydratase is translated as MPAAVIARIADELAEADRTHSVIPRITSRFPDATIEDSYAIQGVWRDKNLAAGRKLVGRKIGLTSKAMQQATGITEPDYGVMFDDTVYASGSDIPFDDFSNVRIEVELAFVLKHPLEGPDCTLDDALAAIDYAVPALEVLNSHIELEGRTIVDTISDNAAYGAMVLGDVHKRPDEIDLRWVPGVLSRNGEIEETGVAAGVLGHPATGVAWLANKFHQHGARLEAGEIVLAGSFTRPMWVSKGDDVRCDYGEMGIIECRFI
- a CDS encoding HpcH/HpaI aldolase family protein, with product MPIHLEPAPSFRDRLVATERPLVGAWICSGSPIAAEIVAGSGLDWTLIDGEHSPIGLESTLALLQAVAPYPITPVVRVPSADPTWIKQVLDVGAQNLLVPMVNSAADAAAAVAATRYPPRGIRGVGSALARAGQFNRIEDYLQRAHEITSLTVQIETDAAVQNARAIAEVDGVDAVFIGPSDLAASMGLLGQQEHPDVIAAVEHTIATVRDAGKPVGVNAFAPATARRYLDAGASFVLVAADVSILARATEKLAAEWIADQDSDERASY
- a CDS encoding M24 family metallopeptidase; protein product: MLNDSLARAEAGSTTPTSDRPAKHDRLVRILDRHGAESIALTRPETLSWYFDGARTGVPYGGLPVFSALVHRDGTAQVTALENEEERLGAEEIGGAEIRAVPWYADLVEHVPGALLDTAVTGELRQARAALLPVERERYRMLGQDAAAAMTHVLQRCRPDMSEYDLAADLAHAVLSTGAEPSVILVAGAARGGIQHPLPTSAAVGDRVMAVLTARRFGLHVSLTRWARFGGAETTAEIALREVEADAFAATRPGREVREVLGDIASAYVRHGFGTADRPAWRQHHQGGPTGYLGRDPKADPSTTTLVAAGGAFAWNPWVPHAKTEDTVLIDAEGVDVLSVDPAWPTVQVRGLPRPIALDLS